One region of Dokdonia sp. 4H-3-7-5 genomic DNA includes:
- a CDS encoding alpha/beta hydrolase family protein, producing MRYLGIITNDNISGTYTQLGTDYPLQLMKTEKILPGNTTLPSSNESLAKLIAQEDGDFKYKVEDYFQTPEAYAFKLSPDGKYLSYMKRRADGKRDLFLKNTSTQTEVKLVEQQEDLIRSYFWASEDRIVYSQDKGGNENYHLFGVNLDGSGNEELTPFDEVRVAVLAVLKEDKDHVIVQMNKDNPAQEEPYKLNINTGAIEKLYTVHEGDAPVAGYDFDKYGNLRAISRIINGVDMELLYNIDDEFVKIMEVPFGETFGISRFDYSSDNPDAAYVVSNLETDKIEIQRYDLRANKVLATMYKDETYDVSGITLSRKRNYEIDYFSHNGEKAVIVPVSDTYKKVQKRLQKDFGDKDFYVVGRTDDESKMMVVVTSDRIIGEYHLYDVEEDTVTLLYKILPQLEEQDMAAMTPITFKSRDGIILHGYLTMPNGVKEGQKVPMIVNPHGGPQGIRDSWGFNPEAQLFASRGYATLAVNFRISGGYGKEFYTSGFGQIGRKAMDDVEDGVDYAVSLGQIDKDKVAIYGASHGGYAVLRGMTKTPEKYACGVDYVGVSNLHTFMETIPAYWEKYRDMLHTIWYNPNKPEEKKIMDEISPALHVDKIIKPLFVVQGANDPRVNIDEADQIVEQLRARGVEVPYMVKYDEGHGFGKEENTLELYKAMMGFFAEHLKQEEVVALEK from the coding sequence ATGAGGTATCTTGGGATTATTACAAATGATAACATCTCAGGAACCTACACACAGCTAGGTACTGACTATCCATTACAATTAATGAAAACAGAAAAAATACTCCCAGGAAATACAACATTACCATCATCAAATGAGTCGCTTGCAAAGCTCATTGCTCAAGAAGATGGGGATTTTAAATATAAAGTAGAAGATTACTTCCAGACCCCAGAAGCATATGCGTTTAAACTTTCACCAGATGGAAAGTACTTGTCGTACATGAAGCGTAGAGCAGATGGAAAAAGAGATTTATTTCTTAAAAACACAAGTACACAAACTGAAGTTAAGCTTGTAGAACAGCAGGAAGATTTAATACGTAGCTACTTCTGGGCAAGTGAAGATCGCATTGTGTACTCACAAGATAAAGGAGGTAATGAAAACTACCATCTCTTTGGTGTAAATCTAGACGGTAGTGGTAATGAAGAGTTAACACCTTTTGATGAGGTGCGCGTAGCTGTACTAGCCGTTCTTAAAGAAGACAAGGATCACGTTATCGTGCAGATGAACAAGGACAATCCTGCACAGGAGGAGCCTTACAAACTAAACATTAACACGGGTGCTATCGAGAAGTTGTATACCGTACATGAGGGAGATGCACCGGTAGCAGGATATGATTTTGACAAGTACGGAAACCTACGTGCAATCTCAAGAATTATCAATGGGGTAGACATGGAGTTGCTTTACAATATTGATGATGAGTTTGTAAAAATAATGGAAGTCCCTTTTGGTGAAACTTTCGGTATCAGTCGTTTTGATTATTCTTCAGATAATCCGGATGCGGCTTATGTGGTTTCTAATCTTGAGACAGATAAAATAGAGATCCAGCGTTATGACTTGCGAGCAAATAAGGTGCTGGCAACCATGTACAAGGATGAGACGTATGATGTGAGCGGAATCACGCTTTCACGAAAGCGTAACTACGAGATTGATTATTTTTCGCATAATGGTGAGAAGGCGGTAATCGTACCTGTAAGTGATACTTATAAAAAGGTGCAAAAGCGTTTGCAGAAAGATTTTGGAGACAAAGATTTTTACGTAGTAGGACGCACAGATGATGAGAGTAAAATGATGGTGGTGGTAACGAGCGATCGCATTATAGGCGAGTATCACCTCTATGATGTGGAGGAGGATACGGTAACGTTACTGTATAAAATTCTTCCTCAGCTTGAGGAGCAAGATATGGCTGCAATGACTCCTATCACTTTTAAGAGTCGTGATGGGATTATATTACACGGGTATCTTACCATGCCTAATGGTGTAAAAGAAGGTCAAAAAGTGCCTATGATTGTAAATCCGCATGGAGGACCGCAAGGAATACGTGATAGCTGGGGTTTCAACCCAGAAGCACAATTATTTGCTAGCCGTGGCTATGCTACACTAGCCGTAAACTTTAGAATTTCTGGCGGATATGGTAAGGAGTTTTATACCTCTGGTTTTGGACAAATAGGTCGTAAAGCGATGGATGATGTAGAAGATGGTGTAGATTATGCAGTTTCTCTTGGACAGATTGACAAAGATAAAGTTGCTATTTACGGTGCAAGTCACGGTGGATATGCCGTACTACGCGGAATGACCAAAACACCAGAAAAATATGCTTGTGGTGTAGATTATGTAGGGGTGAGTAACTTGCATACTTTTATGGAAACCATCCCAGCGTACTGGGAGAAGTATCGTGATATGTTACATACCATCTGGTACAATCCAAACAAGCCAGAAGAGAAGAAAATCATGGATGAGATTTCTCCAGCCTTGCATGTAGATAAGATTATAAAGCCATTATTTGTGGTGCAAGGAGCAAATGATCCTCGAGTAAATATAGACGAGGCAGACCAAATTGTGGAGCAGTTAAGAGCTCGCGGAGTTGAAGTGCCATACATGGTGAAGTATGATGAGGGTCACGGTTTTGGTAAAGAAGAAAACACGCTAGAATTGTATAAAGCAATGATGGGCTTTTTCGCAGAGCACTTAAAACAAGAAGAAGTTGTTGCTCTTGAAAAGTAG